A region of Ochotona princeps isolate mOchPri1 chromosome 2, mOchPri1.hap1, whole genome shotgun sequence DNA encodes the following proteins:
- the AGTRAP gene encoding type-1 angiotensin II receptor-associated protein: MELPAVNLKVILLIHWLLTTWGCIVFSGSYAWANFTVLALGVWAVAQRDSIDAISMFLGGLLATVVLDIIHLGVFYPRSSLSDTSRFGAGMAILSLLLKPLSCYLVYHMYQERGGDHLFHPGFLGPSQEHNAYQTIDSPAAPADPFAGPEGRDQAARGY; this comes from the exons GTGATTCTTCTGATTCACTGGCTGCTGACAACCTG GGGCTGCATCGTGTTCTCAGGGTCCTATGCCTGGGCTAACTTCACCGTGCTGGCCTTGGGTGTGTGGGCCGTGGCCCAGCGGGACTCCATCGACGCCATCAGCATG TTTCTAGGCGGCTTGCTGGCCACTGTCGTCTTGGACATAATCCACCTGGGCGTCTTCTACCCGCGCTCCAGCCTCTCGGACACAAGCCGCTTCGGGGCCGGCATGGCCatcctcagcctgctgctcaagCCCCTCTCCTGTTACCTCGTCTACCACATGTACCAGGAGCGCGGCGGCGACCATCTCTTCCACCCAG GCTTCCTTGGACCTTCACAGGAACACAATGCCTACCAGACGATTGACTCACCAGCTGCACCTGCGGACCCCTTCGCGGGCCCCGAGGGCAGGGACCAGGCTGCCCGAGGGTACTGA